CATTGTCCTCACCCTTCAGCCACTTGTCAAACCAAGCCGTGATCATCTCGTCGTAATTTAGGCGGGCATCACCTACATTCAGGTCACCTACCATGGTGTTTTCGCTGGCACGGGTGTAGGAGCAGTGTAGAACAGGTGCGATCACTAAGTATTGATTGTCTCTCGCCATCTGCGAAACTGCATTCTCTCTAGCATGATTGAAAAGTGCAATGTTTGGCCCGGCTGATACATCAAACCAAGAAACAAACCAGAAGCTAGGCTTGTCAAAAGGCATATCATCATGATACAAGCCCCCTTCAAACCATTTCGGATCGTTAGGTTTCCGGGTGATCATTTCCTCGTAAATCCCCTTGGGCCCCTTGGCAGCTTTGATAATGTCCTGTACGGGAAGGTGGCTCAGGCCTTCTTTCCAATCCACTCTTGGATATTCTGGAGATAGATCATAAAACCGCTGAAGGCGAAGTAAATCCTCCTGAGAAATGCCCTGTGGAAGTCTTGGTGCCATGGGGTCCTGCTGGACTCCGGAAAGCCAGGCTGTAAATAACATTTGCCCGGCACCGCCTCTGTACCAGTTTCCTTGCTCATTGAATTCTCCAATCCGACCGACTCCCGCTCCATATCCCTGAGGCACCATGGCTGCTAGTGCGGGATGGTCCAGCGTAGCTACTGCCATTTGCCATTCAGCAGTAGAAGAGCAGCCTAGCAAGCCTACTTTTCCATTACTCCATGCTTGTTTGGACATCCATTCCAATGCATCGTATCCATCGGTCAGCGGCACACCCAAGATATCCCAATCTCCTTCAGAAAAGTACCTGCCTCTTTCATTTTGAATTACATAAGCATAGCCTTTTTCGATCCAAGATAGAGCAGACTGTAAGTGGCGGGTTTTTAATTCTCCATCTCCCCAAGTATTGAAATTATAAGGAGTTCTGGAGAAAACGACGGGATATTTCCCTTCGCCTTTTGGGCGGTAGATATCTGTAGCGAGTCGGATTCCGTCCCGCATGGGCATCATCACTTTTTGGTCAATGATCGCAACTTCTTCGAGTTGGTCAAGCAGACTTTTCTCCTGTGCAAAACTGGCAGTGAAGGCCAGAAGCAACAGCATCAATAGCGTGTTTCGTACAAAAAACTTCATGTGAATAAGGTATGTTGAATAAGCAATTTAATAAAGAGATGTGCACCTTAGCCCAAAAATTGGATTTGTAGGGTGTAATATTTTTTAATTGAAGCAAAAGATAGGTTAAGTGGATTAAAGTTAAGGGAATCAGTCTGTTGGTTTGGGGATATTAATGTGGGCAGAAGCCAAGGATTTTTAATTCCTTTTGTTTTCCTCTTTTAACTCTAAATTTGCCCTTTGAAAATTTTTCACACATGAGCGACAGTACAACCAACACCCTGAATACCTGGGTGGAAGTTTCTAAAAATTCGGATTTCACCATTTACAACCTGCCATTCGGTGTTTTCAAAAACAAACGATTGAGTCCCAGAACCGGCATTGCCATAGGAGACAAAATCGTGGATTTAAGTGTTCTGGACCAGGAGGGTTTCTTTTCTGACATGTTTTTGCCCGAGGGTATTTTCTTGAATGAGTCCTTGAATAAATTGATTTCCCTGGGCAAGGTACAGACGAAAAAAATCCGAGA
This genomic window from Algoriphagus sp. TR-M9 contains:
- a CDS encoding CocE/NonD family hydrolase; protein product: MKFFVRNTLLMLLLLAFTASFAQEKSLLDQLEEVAIIDQKVMMPMRDGIRLATDIYRPKGEGKYPVVFSRTPYNFNTWGDGELKTRHLQSALSWIEKGYAYVIQNERGRYFSEGDWDILGVPLTDGYDALEWMSKQAWSNGKVGLLGCSSTAEWQMAVATLDHPALAAMVPQGYGAGVGRIGEFNEQGNWYRGGAGQMLFTAWLSGVQQDPMAPRLPQGISQEDLLRLQRFYDLSPEYPRVDWKEGLSHLPVQDIIKAAKGPKGIYEEMITRKPNDPKWFEGGLYHDDMPFDKPSFWFVSWFDVSAGPNIALFNHARENAVSQMARDNQYLVIAPVLHCSYTRASENTMVGDLNVGDARLNYDEMITAWFDKWLKGEDNETVQELPRIQYYTMGSNEWQTSDVWPPADAVMTTMYLDSEGKANTLNGDGKLTAKKPKKDNPDTFTYDPMNPVTSYGGNVCCTGNAIEGNGGSYDQSKMEEREDILVYTSDVLEEGIEVSGFIESYLYLSSDAKDTDVTIKLIDVHPDGKAYNLDETIQRVRYREGYDKEVWMEDGEVYEVKMTPMSTSNYFDKGHRIRIEVSSSNFPRFDRNMNTGGNNYDETEGVIATNSIHHGGKNLSRIVLPIVK